A single Oncorhynchus kisutch isolate 150728-3 linkage group LG19, Okis_V2, whole genome shotgun sequence DNA region contains:
- the LOC109864444 gene encoding sulfotransferase 4A1, with translation MAESEADTPSTPIEFESKYFEFDGVRLPPFCRGKMAEIANFSLRSSDIWIVTYPKSGTSLLQEVVYLVSQGADPDEIGLMNIDEQLPVLEYPQPGLDIIQELTSPRLIKSHLPYRFLPTAMHNGESKVIYMARNPKDLVVSYYQFHRSLRTMSYRGTFQEFCRRFMNDKLGYGSWFEHVQEFWEHRMDSNVLFLKYEDMYKDLGTLVGQLARFLGVSCDKAQLETMVESCNQLIEQCCNSEALSICRGRVGLWQDIFTVSMNDKFDTVYRQKMGKSDLTFDFGL, from the exons ATGGCCGAGAGCGAGGCAGACACGCCAAGCACCCCGATAGAGTTTGAGAGCAAATACTTCGAGTTTGATGGAGTACGACTTCCACCCTTCTGCAGAGGAAAGATGGCGGAGATCGCCAACTTCTCCCTCAGAAGTAGCGACATATGGATTGTCACGTATCCCAAGTCAG gtACCAGTCTACTTCAGGAGGTGGTGTATCTGGTGAGTCAGGGGGCGGACCCAGATGAGATTGGTCTGATGAACATCGATGAGCAGCTTCCTGTTCTGGAGTACCCTCAGCCTGGCCTAGACATCATACAG GAGTTGACGTCTCCTCGTCTGATAAAAAGCCACCTGCCCTACCGCTTCCTGCCTACAGCCATGCACAATGGAGAGTCCAAG GTGATCTACATGGCGAGGAACCCTAAAGATCTTGTGGTGTCTTACTACCAGTTCCACCGCTCCCTCAGAACCATGAGCTACCGCGGAACCTTCCAGGAGTTCTGCAGACGCTTCATGAACGACAAGC TGGGATATGGTTCCTGGTTTGAGCACGTGCAGGAGTTCTGGGAGCATCGCATGGACTCAAACGTCCTCTTCCTGAAATATGAAGACATGTACAAA gaccTGGGGACGTTGGTGGGGCAGCTGGCGAGGTTCCTGGGTGTCTCGTGTGACAAGGCCCAACtggagaccatggtggagagctGCAACCAGCTCATAGAGCAGTGCTGCAACTCAGAGGCCCTCTCCATCTGCAGGG GTCGCGTGGGACTGTGGCAGGACATCTTCACCGTGTCTATGAATGACAAGTTTGACACGGTGTATAGACAGAAGATGGGCAAGTCTGACCTGACCTTTGACTTCGGCCTGTGA